The DNA window AAGGCGCCTTCCATGAGGCGCTGAACATGGCGGCGATCTGGAAGCTGCCTGTCATTTTCGTCTGCGAGAACAACGGCTACGGCATGTCGACATCGACGGCCCGCTCGACCGCCGTCAAGAACATCGCCGAACGCGCCGCCGCCTATTCGATGCCGGGCGTCATCGTCAACGGCAACATCTTCTCCGAGGTTGCCGAGGCGTCGCATCAGGCTGTCGCCCGGGCCCGCGCGGGCGAGGGGCCGACGCTGATCGAGTCCAAGACCTATCGCCATCGCGGCCATTCCAAGAGCGACCGCAACCGTTATCGCACCAAGGAGGAGATCGAGGACTGGATGTCGAATCGCGATCCGATCACCCTGTTCGAAAGCGAGCTCAGGGAATTCGGCTTCATCGACAACAAGGGCATCGAGGCCATTCGCGATGCGGTGGCGCAAGAGATCGCCGACGGCATCGAGTTCGCCAAGGCGAGCCCGTCGCCCGACGTTCGCGACACCGGCAATTATGTCTATACGGAGCAGGCGTGATGGACGCGATGGTGCGTGAACTGAGCTACGCCCAGGCGATCCAGGAAGCCATGGCGATCGCCATGGACATGGACGAACGCGTCTTCCTGATGGGCGAGGATATCGGCGTCTATGGCGGCGCCTTCCAGGTGACCGGCGATCTGGTCGAGCGTTTCGGCACCGAGCGGGTGATCG is part of the Mesorhizobium loti genome and encodes:
- a CDS encoding thiamine pyrophosphate-dependent dehydrogenase E1 component subunit alpha, with protein sequence MAGASKAVTDSRANLPFVYRQYSAEQLREVLYKMYLIRRFEEGAEECYTRGLIHGTMHLSIGQEASAMGICMPLAEDDQITSTHRGHGHCIAKGAEVKRMFAEFFGKTTGYCKGRGGSMHIADVGKGNLGANGIVAGGIPIAVGAGLSSKMMKTGKVVVSFFGDGANNEGAFHEALNMAAIWKLPVIFVCENNGYGMSTSTARSTAVKNIAERAAAYSMPGVIVNGNIFSEVAEASHQAVARARAGEGPTLIESKTYRHRGHSKSDRNRYRTKEEIEDWMSNRDPITLFESELREFGFIDNKGIEAIRDAVAQEIADGIEFAKASPSPDVRDTGNYVYTEQA